The DNA sequence GTTGGCTTTGATTGAAAACCTACAACGGGAAGACCTAAACCCAGTTGAAGAAACTGAAGGTATTTTACACTTGTTGGCAATCCGGCTGCATTGCGATGTAGAAGCTGTCAAATCCTTGCTGTACCGCATGAAGAACGCTCACAGTAAAGAAGAAAAGCAGCAAACAGACTCATTAGATGAATCTAGGAGAAACGTTTCTCCTAACTCAGAATCAACGGAAACTGGGGATAACGTTTCTGATAATTTAGACCAGGAAATAGAATCTAGGAGAAACGTTTCTCCTAAAGTGGATTTGGAGCAATCAAAGACGGTAGAACAGGTATTTGAGAGCCTGGGGCTGATGAATTGGCTATCGTTTACCACCAAGCGTTTACCATTGCTCAATCTGCCAGAAGACATTTTAATAGCACTGCGAGAAGGCAAACTAGAATACACTAAAGCCCAAGCACTGGCGCGAGTAAAAGATGAGGAAGTGCGAAAACAACTCTTGTCAGGAGCGATCGCGTCGGATTGGTCTTTAAGCCAAATCAAAGAACAAATCATCGTCAATACTCCTGATGATCCATCCCCCACATCTAAAACACCTAACCAAATACCAGAACGGCTCAAAGATATTACCCAGCGCATTAAAAAACGTCAGCTTTGGAAAGAACCTCGCAAGGAAAAACAGATAGTAAATCTTCTAAACAAGCTAGAAGCATTACTATACGAATAGAGTTTTAAAACCCGTGATTACGATTAGGTGCGAGGGGAGAAACAGAGATGGCGGAAGCTTCACAGATTCGAGCATTACTCAAAGCTTGGTTAGATTACATAAAAGTCGAAAATTTGAGTAATGCCAAAGTAGAAGCTGACGAATCTACTCAGCCCAACATCTGGGACTCTCTTGTAAATCTGGTAGGGGATAAATTATTAATAGACGAGTCTTTATTTAAAGAACTAAAGCAACCCTTTAAAAATTCCAAGAACAAAGTTCAAACAGAATTACCATCAATTGCTGTAGCTTTCCCTCAGATTTATGAAATTGAAAGCAATCGCCGTCAATTTCGCCCGTTGTTCACCATCAATGTTTCTCCTATCTTTGAGGGGAATTATCGTAGTAGCGGCTGGGATTTAACCCAGTACGAGTTTCAGCCTGTTATTCCCAATTTGATGCAGTGGTACGGGCTAGAGGAAGAAGCGGCTGAGTCCCTGGTGACAAGGGAAGGATTGAAAGTTTTTCTCGAAACTACTTTCAATCGTCCCTTTAAGACACTGCAAGATTTTATGGGACTGATTGAATTACCACTGTTTCCTGTGCGGTCAAAACTTCTCCCTTATCTGTTGGATTTTGACTACGCTCCTTTTAATCAGCACCTCAAAAAAGATTTTCAAAAAATCAGCGAACAAAATTACTTTCAGTGGGCAAGACCAGGATATCCAGCTTACGAATACCTGTTTGGACAACCAAAAACACCTCGGCATGAAGTGCTTTTTTTGGGTGCTTTTCCCAACTCGCTACCCGATGACTATCAGGCAC is a window from the Nostoc sp. UHCC 0870 genome containing:
- a CDS encoding ParB/RepB/Spo0J family partition protein, which produces MQRKQTKKTFAGQITTPPPAPWLDSPEAETSRATETTVKLEDIVLPQHQPRRYFDPQALQELVSSIKQHGILQPLLVRPLSGGKYELVAGERRYRAAQEVKLKAVPVVVRELSDDQAFQLALIENLQREDLNPVEETEGILHLLAIRLHCDVEAVKSLLYRMKNAHSKEEKQQTDSLDESRRNVSPNSESTETGDNVSDNLDQEIESRRNVSPKVDLEQSKTVEQVFESLGLMNWLSFTTKRLPLLNLPEDILIALREGKLEYTKAQALARVKDEEVRKQLLSGAIASDWSLSQIKEQIIVNTPDDPSPTSKTPNQIPERLKDITQRIKKRQLWKEPRKEKQIVNLLNKLEALLYE